A single region of the Oryzias latipes chromosome 21, ASM223467v1 genome encodes:
- the galnt13 gene encoding polypeptide N-acetylgalactosaminyltransferase 13 isoform X1 → MRRFVYCKVVLTTSLVWVLVDAFLLLYFSECNKCDDRKDRSLLPALRAVISRSHEGPGEMGKAVNIAKDDQEKMKELFKINQFNLMASDMIALNRSLPDVRLDGCKTKVYADDLPTTSIVIVFHNEAWSTLLRTVHSVISRSPRHLLVEIVLVDDASERDFLKKKLEGYVRTLEVPVKILRMEQRSGLIRARLRGAAATTGQVITFLDAHCECTEGWLEPLLARIKEDRTAVVCPIIDVISDETFEYMAGSDMTYGGFNWKLNFRWYPVPQREMDRRKGDRTLPVRTPTMAGGLFSIDKMYFEEIGSYDPGMDIWGGENLEMSFRIWQCGGSLEIVTCSHVGHVFRKATPYSFPGGTGQVINKNNRRLAEVWMDEFKDFFYIISPGVMRVDYGDVSSRKALREALKCKPFAWYLENIYPDSQIPRRYYSLGEIRNVETNQCVDNMGRKENEKVGFFNCHGMGGNQVFSYTADKEIRTDDLCLDVSRLNGPVVMLKCHHMKGNQMFEYDAEYVGKWEYDLEKHSFLHIITQSCLTISRLEDGTYGPTVEYCDNSPAQSWILRNYTRLEVARHLYFSPTDYFL, encoded by the exons ATGCGGCGCTTTGTCTACTGTAAGGTGGTGTTGACCACCTCCTTGGTGTGGGTGCTGGTGGATGCTTTCCTGCTGCTCTACTTCAGCGAGTGCAACAAATGTGATGACAGAAAGGACCGCTCTCTGCTCCCAGCCCTCAGAG CAGTGATATCCCGGAGTCATGAGGGTCCAGGAGAAATGGGCAAAGCAGTAAACATCGCCAAGGACGACcaggagaagatgaaggaactttttaagataaacCAGTTTAACCTAATGGCCAGTGACATGATTGCACTCAACAGGAGTCTACCGGACGTGAGGTTGGATGG ctgtAAAACCAAAGTTTACGCAGATGATTTACCGACCACCAGCATAGTCATAGTTTTCCACAACGAGGCATGGAGCACCCTGCTGCGGACCGTCCACAGTGTGATCAGCCGCTCGCCCAGACACTTGCTAGTTGAGATTGTGCTGGTTGACGACGCCAGTGAGAGAG actttttgaaaaagaagctGGAAGGTTATGTCCGGACATTGGAGGTTCCTGTAAAGATCCTGAGAATGGAGCAGCGTTCCGGGCTGATCCGAGCCAGGTTGAGGGGAGCGGCTGCCACCACAGGCCAAGTCATCACCTTCCTGGATGCTCACTGCGAGTGCACTGAGGGTTGGCTGGAGCCTCTGCTGGCACGCATCAAAGAGGATAG gactgCAGTGGTGTGCCCCATCATAGATGTCATCAGTGATGAGACATTTGAATACATGGCAGGCTCTGATATGACCTATGGAGGATTTAACTGGAAACTGAATTTCCGTTGGTACCCTGTTCCCCAGCGGGAAATGGATCGACGCAAAGGGGATCGAACGCTTCCTGTCAG GACTCCCACCATGGCAGGAGGATTGTTCTCCATAGACAAGATGTATTTTGAGGAAATTGGAAGCTACGACCCCGGAATGGACATATGGGGTGGCGAGAACTTAGAAATGTCTTTTCGA atctGGCAGTGTGGTGGCTCCTTGGAAATCGTAACATGCTCACATGTGGGGCATGTTTTCCGCAAGGCCACCCCGTACAGCTTCCCTGGAGGAACGGGTCAGGTCATCAACAAGAACAACAGACGTCTAGCTGAAGTTTGGATGGACGAGTTCAAAGATTTCTTCTACATCATATCTCCAG GCGTGATGCGGGTGGACTACGGAGACGTCTCCTCCCGTAAAGCCCTCCGCGAGGCCTTGAAGTGCAAACCCTTTGCTTGGTACTTGGAGAACATCTACCCCGACTCCCAGATCCCCAGAAGATATTACTCTCTTGGTGAA ATCAGAAACGTGGAGACCAATCAGTGTGTGGACAACATGGGAAGGAAGGAGAACGAGAAAGTGGGCTTCTTCAACTGCCACGGCATGGGTGGGAACCAG GTGTTCTCGTACACAGCGGACAAAGAAATCCGGACAGATGACCTCTGTCTGGATGTTTCCCGCCTTAATGGACCTGTAGTGATGCTCAAGTGTCACCACATGAAGGGCAACCAGATGTTTGAGTATGATGCTGAG TATGTTGGCAAGTGGGAGTATGATTTGGAG AAACACAGTTTCCTCCACATCATCACCCAGTCATGTCTGACCATCAGCCGTCTGGAGGACGGCACATACGGCCCCACCGTGGAGTACTGTGACAACAGTCCTGCACAGTCATGGATTCTCCGCAACTACACTCGCCTGGAGGTTGCTAGACACCTCTACTTCAGTCCCACAGATTATTTTCTCTAA
- the galnt13 gene encoding polypeptide N-acetylgalactosaminyltransferase 13 isoform X4, with translation MRRFVYCKVVLTTSLVWVLVDAFLLLYFSECNKCDDRKDRSLLPALRAVISRSHEGPGEMGKAVNIAKDDQEKMKELFKINQFNLMASDMIALNRSLPDVRLDGCKTKVYADDLPTTSIVIVFHNEAWSTLLRTVHSVISRSPRHLLVEIVLVDDASERDFLKKKLEGYVRTLEVPVKILRMEQRSGLIRARLRGAAATTGQVITFLDAHCECTEGWLEPLLARIKEDRTAVVCPIIDVISDETFEYMAGSDMTYGGFNWKLNFRWYPVPQREMDRRKGDRTLPVRTPTMAGGLFSIDKMYFEEIGSYDPGMDIWGGENLEMSFRIWQCGGSLEIVTCSHVGHVFRKATPYSFPGGTGQVINKNNRRLAEVWMDEFKDFFYIISPGVMRVDYGDVSSRKALREALKCKPFAWYLENIYPDSQIPRRYYSLGEIRNVETNQCVDNMGRKENEKVGFFNCHGMGGNQVFSYTADKEIRTDDLCLDVSRLNGPVVMLKCHHMKGNQMFEYDAERLTLLHVNSNQCLDMPSEEDKMVPTLRDCNGSRSQQWLLRNMTLSV, from the exons ATGCGGCGCTTTGTCTACTGTAAGGTGGTGTTGACCACCTCCTTGGTGTGGGTGCTGGTGGATGCTTTCCTGCTGCTCTACTTCAGCGAGTGCAACAAATGTGATGACAGAAAGGACCGCTCTCTGCTCCCAGCCCTCAGAG CAGTGATATCCCGGAGTCATGAGGGTCCAGGAGAAATGGGCAAAGCAGTAAACATCGCCAAGGACGACcaggagaagatgaaggaactttttaagataaacCAGTTTAACCTAATGGCCAGTGACATGATTGCACTCAACAGGAGTCTACCGGACGTGAGGTTGGATGG ctgtAAAACCAAAGTTTACGCAGATGATTTACCGACCACCAGCATAGTCATAGTTTTCCACAACGAGGCATGGAGCACCCTGCTGCGGACCGTCCACAGTGTGATCAGCCGCTCGCCCAGACACTTGCTAGTTGAGATTGTGCTGGTTGACGACGCCAGTGAGAGAG actttttgaaaaagaagctGGAAGGTTATGTCCGGACATTGGAGGTTCCTGTAAAGATCCTGAGAATGGAGCAGCGTTCCGGGCTGATCCGAGCCAGGTTGAGGGGAGCGGCTGCCACCACAGGCCAAGTCATCACCTTCCTGGATGCTCACTGCGAGTGCACTGAGGGTTGGCTGGAGCCTCTGCTGGCACGCATCAAAGAGGATAG gactgCAGTGGTGTGCCCCATCATAGATGTCATCAGTGATGAGACATTTGAATACATGGCAGGCTCTGATATGACCTATGGAGGATTTAACTGGAAACTGAATTTCCGTTGGTACCCTGTTCCCCAGCGGGAAATGGATCGACGCAAAGGGGATCGAACGCTTCCTGTCAG GACTCCCACCATGGCAGGAGGATTGTTCTCCATAGACAAGATGTATTTTGAGGAAATTGGAAGCTACGACCCCGGAATGGACATATGGGGTGGCGAGAACTTAGAAATGTCTTTTCGA atctGGCAGTGTGGTGGCTCCTTGGAAATCGTAACATGCTCACATGTGGGGCATGTTTTCCGCAAGGCCACCCCGTACAGCTTCCCTGGAGGAACGGGTCAGGTCATCAACAAGAACAACAGACGTCTAGCTGAAGTTTGGATGGACGAGTTCAAAGATTTCTTCTACATCATATCTCCAG GCGTGATGCGGGTGGACTACGGAGACGTCTCCTCCCGTAAAGCCCTCCGCGAGGCCTTGAAGTGCAAACCCTTTGCTTGGTACTTGGAGAACATCTACCCCGACTCCCAGATCCCCAGAAGATATTACTCTCTTGGTGAA ATCAGAAACGTGGAGACCAATCAGTGTGTGGACAACATGGGAAGGAAGGAGAACGAGAAAGTGGGCTTCTTCAACTGCCACGGCATGGGTGGGAACCAG GTGTTCTCGTACACAGCGGACAAAGAAATCCGGACAGATGACCTCTGTCTGGATGTTTCCCGCCTTAATGGACCTGTAGTGATGCTCAAGTGTCACCACATGAAGGGCAACCAGATGTTTGAGTATGATGCTGAG
- the galnt13 gene encoding polypeptide N-acetylgalactosaminyltransferase 13 isoform X3: MRRFVYCKVVLTTSLVWVLVDAFLLLYFSECNKCDDRKDRSLLPALRAVISRSHEGPGEMGKAVNIAKDDQEKMKELFKINQFNLMASDMIALNRSLPDVRLDGCKTKVYADDLPTTSIVIVFHNEAWSTLLRTVHSVISRSPRHLLVEIVLVDDASERDFLKKKLEGYVRTLEVPVKILRMEQRSGLIRARLRGAAATTGQVITFLDAHCECTEGWLEPLLARIKEDRTAVVCPIIDVISDETFEYMAGSDMTYGGFNWKLNFRWYPVPQREMDRRKGDRTLPVRTPTMAGGLFSIDKMYFEEIGSYDPGMDIWGGENLEMSFRIWQCGGSLEIVTCSHVGHVFRKATPYSFPGGTGQVINKNNRRLAEVWMDEFKDFFYIISPGVMRVDYGDVSSRKALREALKCKPFAWYLENIYPDSQIPRRYYSLGEIRNVETNQCVDNMGRKENEKVGFFNCHGMGGNQVFSYTADKEIRTDDLCLDVSRLNGPVVMLKCHHMKGNQMFEYDAEKHSFLHIITQSCLTISRLEDGTYGPTVEYCDNSPAQSWILRNYTRLEVARHLYFSPTDYFL, encoded by the exons ATGCGGCGCTTTGTCTACTGTAAGGTGGTGTTGACCACCTCCTTGGTGTGGGTGCTGGTGGATGCTTTCCTGCTGCTCTACTTCAGCGAGTGCAACAAATGTGATGACAGAAAGGACCGCTCTCTGCTCCCAGCCCTCAGAG CAGTGATATCCCGGAGTCATGAGGGTCCAGGAGAAATGGGCAAAGCAGTAAACATCGCCAAGGACGACcaggagaagatgaaggaactttttaagataaacCAGTTTAACCTAATGGCCAGTGACATGATTGCACTCAACAGGAGTCTACCGGACGTGAGGTTGGATGG ctgtAAAACCAAAGTTTACGCAGATGATTTACCGACCACCAGCATAGTCATAGTTTTCCACAACGAGGCATGGAGCACCCTGCTGCGGACCGTCCACAGTGTGATCAGCCGCTCGCCCAGACACTTGCTAGTTGAGATTGTGCTGGTTGACGACGCCAGTGAGAGAG actttttgaaaaagaagctGGAAGGTTATGTCCGGACATTGGAGGTTCCTGTAAAGATCCTGAGAATGGAGCAGCGTTCCGGGCTGATCCGAGCCAGGTTGAGGGGAGCGGCTGCCACCACAGGCCAAGTCATCACCTTCCTGGATGCTCACTGCGAGTGCACTGAGGGTTGGCTGGAGCCTCTGCTGGCACGCATCAAAGAGGATAG gactgCAGTGGTGTGCCCCATCATAGATGTCATCAGTGATGAGACATTTGAATACATGGCAGGCTCTGATATGACCTATGGAGGATTTAACTGGAAACTGAATTTCCGTTGGTACCCTGTTCCCCAGCGGGAAATGGATCGACGCAAAGGGGATCGAACGCTTCCTGTCAG GACTCCCACCATGGCAGGAGGATTGTTCTCCATAGACAAGATGTATTTTGAGGAAATTGGAAGCTACGACCCCGGAATGGACATATGGGGTGGCGAGAACTTAGAAATGTCTTTTCGA atctGGCAGTGTGGTGGCTCCTTGGAAATCGTAACATGCTCACATGTGGGGCATGTTTTCCGCAAGGCCACCCCGTACAGCTTCCCTGGAGGAACGGGTCAGGTCATCAACAAGAACAACAGACGTCTAGCTGAAGTTTGGATGGACGAGTTCAAAGATTTCTTCTACATCATATCTCCAG GCGTGATGCGGGTGGACTACGGAGACGTCTCCTCCCGTAAAGCCCTCCGCGAGGCCTTGAAGTGCAAACCCTTTGCTTGGTACTTGGAGAACATCTACCCCGACTCCCAGATCCCCAGAAGATATTACTCTCTTGGTGAA ATCAGAAACGTGGAGACCAATCAGTGTGTGGACAACATGGGAAGGAAGGAGAACGAGAAAGTGGGCTTCTTCAACTGCCACGGCATGGGTGGGAACCAG GTGTTCTCGTACACAGCGGACAAAGAAATCCGGACAGATGACCTCTGTCTGGATGTTTCCCGCCTTAATGGACCTGTAGTGATGCTCAAGTGTCACCACATGAAGGGCAACCAGATGTTTGAGTATGATGCTGAG AAACACAGTTTCCTCCACATCATCACCCAGTCATGTCTGACCATCAGCCGTCTGGAGGACGGCACATACGGCCCCACCGTGGAGTACTGTGACAACAGTCCTGCACAGTCATGGATTCTCCGCAACTACACTCGCCTGGAGGTTGCTAGACACCTCTACTTCAGTCCCACAGATTATTTTCTCTAA
- the galnt13 gene encoding polypeptide N-acetylgalactosaminyltransferase 13 isoform X2, which yields MRRFVYCKVVLTTSLVWVLVDAFLLLYFSECNKCDDRKDRSLLPALRVISRSHEGPGEMGKAVNIAKDDQEKMKELFKINQFNLMASDMIALNRSLPDVRLDGCKTKVYADDLPTTSIVIVFHNEAWSTLLRTVHSVISRSPRHLLVEIVLVDDASERDFLKKKLEGYVRTLEVPVKILRMEQRSGLIRARLRGAAATTGQVITFLDAHCECTEGWLEPLLARIKEDRTAVVCPIIDVISDETFEYMAGSDMTYGGFNWKLNFRWYPVPQREMDRRKGDRTLPVRTPTMAGGLFSIDKMYFEEIGSYDPGMDIWGGENLEMSFRIWQCGGSLEIVTCSHVGHVFRKATPYSFPGGTGQVINKNNRRLAEVWMDEFKDFFYIISPGVMRVDYGDVSSRKALREALKCKPFAWYLENIYPDSQIPRRYYSLGEIRNVETNQCVDNMGRKENEKVGFFNCHGMGGNQVFSYTADKEIRTDDLCLDVSRLNGPVVMLKCHHMKGNQMFEYDAEYVGKWEYDLEKHSFLHIITQSCLTISRLEDGTYGPTVEYCDNSPAQSWILRNYTRLEVARHLYFSPTDYFL from the exons ATGCGGCGCTTTGTCTACTGTAAGGTGGTGTTGACCACCTCCTTGGTGTGGGTGCTGGTGGATGCTTTCCTGCTGCTCTACTTCAGCGAGTGCAACAAATGTGATGACAGAAAGGACCGCTCTCTGCTCCCAGCCCTCAGAG TGATATCCCGGAGTCATGAGGGTCCAGGAGAAATGGGCAAAGCAGTAAACATCGCCAAGGACGACcaggagaagatgaaggaactttttaagataaacCAGTTTAACCTAATGGCCAGTGACATGATTGCACTCAACAGGAGTCTACCGGACGTGAGGTTGGATGG ctgtAAAACCAAAGTTTACGCAGATGATTTACCGACCACCAGCATAGTCATAGTTTTCCACAACGAGGCATGGAGCACCCTGCTGCGGACCGTCCACAGTGTGATCAGCCGCTCGCCCAGACACTTGCTAGTTGAGATTGTGCTGGTTGACGACGCCAGTGAGAGAG actttttgaaaaagaagctGGAAGGTTATGTCCGGACATTGGAGGTTCCTGTAAAGATCCTGAGAATGGAGCAGCGTTCCGGGCTGATCCGAGCCAGGTTGAGGGGAGCGGCTGCCACCACAGGCCAAGTCATCACCTTCCTGGATGCTCACTGCGAGTGCACTGAGGGTTGGCTGGAGCCTCTGCTGGCACGCATCAAAGAGGATAG gactgCAGTGGTGTGCCCCATCATAGATGTCATCAGTGATGAGACATTTGAATACATGGCAGGCTCTGATATGACCTATGGAGGATTTAACTGGAAACTGAATTTCCGTTGGTACCCTGTTCCCCAGCGGGAAATGGATCGACGCAAAGGGGATCGAACGCTTCCTGTCAG GACTCCCACCATGGCAGGAGGATTGTTCTCCATAGACAAGATGTATTTTGAGGAAATTGGAAGCTACGACCCCGGAATGGACATATGGGGTGGCGAGAACTTAGAAATGTCTTTTCGA atctGGCAGTGTGGTGGCTCCTTGGAAATCGTAACATGCTCACATGTGGGGCATGTTTTCCGCAAGGCCACCCCGTACAGCTTCCCTGGAGGAACGGGTCAGGTCATCAACAAGAACAACAGACGTCTAGCTGAAGTTTGGATGGACGAGTTCAAAGATTTCTTCTACATCATATCTCCAG GCGTGATGCGGGTGGACTACGGAGACGTCTCCTCCCGTAAAGCCCTCCGCGAGGCCTTGAAGTGCAAACCCTTTGCTTGGTACTTGGAGAACATCTACCCCGACTCCCAGATCCCCAGAAGATATTACTCTCTTGGTGAA ATCAGAAACGTGGAGACCAATCAGTGTGTGGACAACATGGGAAGGAAGGAGAACGAGAAAGTGGGCTTCTTCAACTGCCACGGCATGGGTGGGAACCAG GTGTTCTCGTACACAGCGGACAAAGAAATCCGGACAGATGACCTCTGTCTGGATGTTTCCCGCCTTAATGGACCTGTAGTGATGCTCAAGTGTCACCACATGAAGGGCAACCAGATGTTTGAGTATGATGCTGAG TATGTTGGCAAGTGGGAGTATGATTTGGAG AAACACAGTTTCCTCCACATCATCACCCAGTCATGTCTGACCATCAGCCGTCTGGAGGACGGCACATACGGCCCCACCGTGGAGTACTGTGACAACAGTCCTGCACAGTCATGGATTCTCCGCAACTACACTCGCCTGGAGGTTGCTAGACACCTCTACTTCAGTCCCACAGATTATTTTCTCTAA